The DNA segment ACCACGATTTTCTGAGAGAAAATTAAGGGAAGGGAAGTTGTAACTCCGtccctttatatatatatgtatatataaatttaaaactatattttatatcaaatataacacataacctatagtttttatattgtatcaaatacaatattacctatggttttttttctttaaaaaatacatgatatttaatataaatccaattcataataaatttaattatatgaatcccatCCATACAATtagcatttgaatcatattcaaatatttagttcctctcaaaataagttttatattataatgtatcaaatatattatattaattatatcacatataattattttaaattaattatatcatatataattaattccctcaattaatttgagcaattcaaattaatccaaaattaattctcaataatccctgttaAGCTACAGAGGAAACcttgtggacctatagattgaaactccaatgacacttggataattaattaaacacctttaattaaattacccaactttcactaactgtcggtcactccactaagacagctgcactcttcccactataaatatatttctgtgttcattggatataaccagtcaacagagCGATGACCTTGCACAAATTGCTTATAAGTACAGTtcggccaaaattaccgttttgcccttatagttacatctaacttcttaagtaccactaatccttctaatgaacaataagccatagtccaactatgaccaaacccttctcgggccaagagagggtgtgatgccacattgttcaagccctgaaattagctcttaaatgagcaatttatctacttaccccgacatcagggaaggagtgaatttcatcttgtgtaattgtgttcctagctccccaatcagacaaatccccaaaatagtagggtTACTGAGTcaacaatctagccactctcacccatacaaatcaaaggatcaccttcatagcagtagtttacaactcactcaagattcaggtcatatcacctatgctcatcttggtgaaatgtaagtctctactattaacgacaTTATGTAATGatactaatcatctcgtggtccggtcttatacaaacccttttgtatagaacacctccgctcacatgtctctacatgaatgattaggataagATCATccgtagcactttacaacaattgtaacatctacaaaacggaccatattcgtagtgtcagcaggataaggtacccaattttATCCTTCTATTATAGACCCTTCAGGTTACCACTTAAACACAATCCATCCGTATGTCTCTACTTAAGTTATAGAAAATAACCTTAGGTgtttgtttattgattttgtgggttaatgctactaaatgtcaaataaaatacctcatattttatgaaatagataaatcgtttgtacattataattacaaattatagaacCCATGAGATTTACGGCATCAACTCTaacaaccttatccatatactataaaccatttaggttattacttaaacatgattcatctgtatgtttaagctatataaaataacctagaatcTTAGTTCAttagattgagttaatgcacatataaaataataataattttattaataacaatttgtttatacaagtttATAAACTTCGGGCATATAAGATATTTAGAATACCAATCCCAATATTAAAAACGTCACATCCATCATGAAATGGTTGAAACCCTAATGCGATTTTCATTTCAAACtcggttttcatttttttgtcaTCAGTTGGCTAATCAAGATCGCAAGTGCCACCCCACCGTGACAACGGAAGAAGGTTGGATAGTGTTTTAGgtaaagtttatatatattgCTCTTAATACAAGTACTTCAATTTATGTTGTTACTAATTAATGTGTcaagtttaaattttttaaaaatagatgtATTTATGTTTTTCGGGGttctgtaaaaattaaaattttcaaaattgaatggGGTCCACTATAATATCCTGGTGATCAGAGAGCACCCACGACCTTGATTGAATGAtcctttatctttttaaaaaatcacactTGTGGTAAATATTGCATTAGGGCTCCAGTTATTTTATCGTTGAAATTGGATCATTCGTATAAAAATCTCAAACTTTATCATGTTATTAATAGgtaagttaatttaattttgtattttgtattttgtgtctatttgattcaattacataaaaaaaaatattaactttATGTCTAGACACGACGTTTATCATATCTAAAAGCCTCAAGTTAATCTCATGCTctgaaataattattattggaTTGAtgtcttttaaattaatataaaagaattataattaattaagtatcaccatttttatcattattaaaattcaatttacaatcacttcataattatttaaaattaattaatcaatgccaaaaattgaaagtaggtatttagttaaaaatcaaagttatagttagaaaatttgaaatttaaaaacctaattaaaacatgaatcaaattttaagggtaaaattatattgcaatattttgaaacctaaggactaaattgaatccaaactcaaaatttaagaactaaaaacgTAATATTTCGAAATCTAAAAACCGAAATGGAAACTAAACCCAAAAGGTAAGAAGCAAGAAACTAATTTCTTTCAAGTTTAAAACACAGGAATATGAATCAGAAACCCATTTGATAATATAATTCTCAAAGGATCAataacataaattattaattataataagatAACAATAACATTATTCAAATGAAACTTTGTATATgaatcatatatatatcattttccaTCATTTCCACTTCCCATCTCCACATTGCCATGGTGGACAACTTTCCTTTGCAATGTCATTGATCTGAACTTTGGTATCATAAGttcttccaattttccaattaacAGGAATAACAGAGTTTGCCCAAATCCATTTCCCATCATATCCTGAAGTTATCACCATTCTTAGTTGCAATGCTCCTTCAGGTACATTGTTAGTTTCCCATATTGCCCCATAGCTTCTTTTCATATGACTCCATTCAGAGGTACCAACTTGAGCTATGTCCACAGCCACAATATCTGTTTGTCCACCTTGGTACAAGAATTTTATTGCCAAGTAGAATGGATTATAACTTGATTCTTCCACTCTCACTAACAAGTTTTTGTTTGTATACTCACAAGGTACCCTGCAAGATGTAtagaaaatttcattcaaacaaTACGTCTCGACTCTAAAAAAAAGCATAACTCACGTAACTTATAAAGATTGTGAAAAGTTCTTTGTATAATGTAAATATAGAGTTTTCCATCTTAAAATCAATTGATAATAAGAGAAGTATAACTCGATCATGTTTATTATTAGAATTTTTTGAAACTATTAGTTGACGTTTTGAATGACCAAATATGgaatatatacattatatgtTATTTATGATTTTGGGTCTAGGGTTTAGAGGGGATGTTGTATATAAACTCTTTTACCCTACTAGTGCCTCATATCTATATTATCTGatatttctctctaataataaaaCTGATTTCTCTCTCCCCAAGATGTAACTAACAAAAACTACTGTTAGTAAACTGTACCACATAAATTTTTGTGTGTCAATGTTTACTGTTTACGCGTTTACGCCTTTTTTGCTTGTTGATTTTGTTTCTGTTATAACATTTATTATAAAGATTGTGAGGTTTACAAATCTTTTTTTAAGTGTGATCCCTAACACACACCCCGTCAAAATAGTGCATCTTTGGATTATTTATCATTCTTAGgttaaatctcaatttttttaactGAATACTAGTTGTTTGGGTTTGATAGGCTTTGATACtatatttggataattaaacaagtttcgtCTCAAAATTAATTGGCAAAAAAAGAAGTAATCTCACATTTATTATAAAGATTGTGCGGTATATCTTCCTCTTTTCTATTTGAGATCCTCGATATTTCATCTTTTCAATGTAGAATTTTCGACATGGCCTCATAAGATGGTGCTTTTCttataacattttaaataaacatgaaatttcatttcataatcAATTGACTGACGGGggataaaacccaaaaaaaaaaaaaaaaaataataataataataataataataaaagaaaataaaaataatgtgtTTATATATGTTTGGTTAATTTAGATATTGAAAAGCCTACCTCTTGTattcaacatcaacaactccAAGGTTCAACAAGTCTCCACCTTTTCCACTAAGGGCCATTGTAAAAAAAGCCCTTTTGCTAAGAACGAGATCCGTTGTGTTATCATTATTTTGATCTGTCAATACCACTCTAGTTCCTATTGTATTGCAAAGCCTTCTATTTTTGCACcttacctaatttttttttttaaaaaaaggtaattAATTCATTATTGATTCTTGATCTTAAATGCATAAATCTCTATATAATTAACAATAAGCAAATCAATGATGATAAAAGATATAAGTTATTGAAATACTTGATAACATGCACCACAACCAGCTCCTTCTTTGTAAAGGGAAGGCACAGCAGCAGCAAAATAGCCTTTAGAAAATTTCAATGTCAAGTTTCCATAACCACATGCTCCACCATCTGATCCACCGAATAAGGATAAAGTTAGTTGTGATCTCCGTTTCAAAATCAATTGAGAATTAAATGAGTAATTCATGTATGTTATAAAGATTGTGGTCGCTTGGTAAATCCAACAACAACGAGCTCCTAAAAAGCAAACatcgaaaaaagaaaatattacacGTTGTAGGTGATTGAAAAAAACGACTAGCTTTAGAAAAATGAACACAACGATCATAAGCATTAgctgaagaaatgaagaagagtAAGAAAAAGCCGAGAAACCCAGCCATATTGAAGTGTGAGGAGGAAGCAAGGTGAGATTGTGTCTATATATAGGTGGATAAAAGGTAGGAAAAGGATGCATATAGCAATTGGAAATATGTTTGGGAGAATTTgacaataaattaataaatgttgTATATGGGATTTGAATCAAAGAAAAAGAGCAAAAATAGTCCAATGGGAAACTTTGTGTtgaaaattttgactttttttggaGTAAAAAACCGTCTTCTTTTCAGTCAGCTCGTTGAATAAAATTCTGCCTGTGGTAATTGGTCGTTCAAGATTCACTTATAATACAATaatcatataaaataatatattttttttattgtaaacaaaatgtgaatttgaaatttgaaggctacatttggtaatttttttttgttcttagtcattgattttttaaatttagacttattttctctctttttctttttgtcatggtttaatttagttttattaaataaacatttaGATTCTTAATCAAAATCTAAAGAAAAAACTActgtttttagtttaattattaaaatcgagtttgatattttgaaaacattacATAACATagagcttaattttcaaaaatcaaatgatgaTAACGAAATTTAAGATgttgaattatatttaaaagaaaaaaaatagaaacataagATCCATATAGTtttcatattatataaataactctattttttatttcgtgaaataaagaatatataa comes from the Benincasa hispida cultivar B227 chromosome 5, ASM972705v1, whole genome shotgun sequence genome and includes:
- the LOC120078561 gene encoding expansin-like A2, which gives rise to MAGFLGFFLLFFISSANAYDRCVHFSKASRFFQSPTTYGGACGYGNLTLKFSKGYFAAAVPSLYKEGAGCGACYQVRCKNRRLCNTIGTRVVLTDQNNDNTTDLVLSKRAFFTMALSGKGGDLLNLGVVDVEYKRVPCEYTNKNLLVRVEESSYNPFYLAIKFLYQGGQTDIVAVDIAQVGTSEWSHMKRSYGAIWETNNVPEGALQLRMVITSGYDGKWIWANSVIPVNWKIGRTYDTKVQINDIAKESCPPWQCGDGKWK